The Pedosphaera parvula Ellin514 genomic interval AAACTCGATCTGTTTGGCGCCGGGCGGCGGATTGAAGGTGAAAGTGCCCGCGGGCAGGTCCGGATGCAGATTCCAGTTGGAGAATTCCACCATGAAACGCGGAAAATTCTGAACATCCGTGTAAGTCGCCACCAATCGTCGCGGCAAGGCACTGCTGCCGGTTTCGATCCAGATTTCCCAGTTGACCCCGGGATTCCTGAACGCCAGATGCACGCATGGTGCGCCATCCACAGTGGCAGTGCCCACCACGAATGCGCTATCCAGGCCATTGGTCAATACCGAATAAGGATCGCTATACATGATGTCTGCTGAAGGAATGTGAATCCCGGTTTTTTCCTCCACGAACCGCAGCGTCGCATCGATGGTATCAGGCGCGTTGGTCATCGAGTAAACATTGTTTGTGGGCGCGAATGCCACGATGTTCGTGCCATCATAATACAAATCAAAGGTGGCCAGCTCTCCCATGACATGGGCGCGAAGCTTGTTGGGCCGCTGCAATGAGATTTGAGAATCTGCGAAAAGCGTGACGAATTGCCCGTTTTTTGCCGGAACCTCCATCGTGCTGCGGGTATTGAAAGTAAAGGCCTTGGTAGCACTCAATGTCGTGCTCATGCGCTTCAACTGATCAAGCGCCTGCTGCTCCATCAGTGGTTGCGCGTTCGTACTCGACATCTGCGGCAAGCCACCTGGAATGTTGGTCGAAAGTGCAGGCGGCTGCGCATGGCCCCGCATTGACAGTGCGAGTACCACCACGACCAAAAATACTCGTTGTGCCGAAATTTTGGCTGTCTGGTTTATCATCATAATAACTTCTCCACAACTGTTCTTGTTTTAACGGATTGTTCTTAGCGGCAGGCGCTGGCTTCCTTTTCGGCAGCTTGTGGCTGAACCTCCTCCTGTTTCGCGCTGACGAAATTTACCACCGGATGGCAAACCCATCACAAACACGAGCGTGGCTGGAATGATCAGATACTTTTGTCGCATTCTTCAGACGCGTAAGCGCCGCCTTGGCTGGATATCTCCTGACTACTCAATTAGCACATTAATTGTTAACCTTGTCATATCCATGGGGAATTCGCCCTCTTTGCCGCGTTTTTACTCCCCCACTTAACAAATCGTTCGTGCGGCAATTCCCTGAAGAGCCTTTGGTAAACCCGATTACGTCTTGGGTGGTCCCTTCAGAAACGGCGAAAATATATCAATCGGCACCGGTAGAAATGTGGTCGTGTTATGCTCACTGGAAATTTCCCGCATGGTCTGGAGATAGCGCAGTTGGAGAGCTATCGGCTCCTTACTGATCATCGCTGCAGCTTGCACCATCTTCTCGGCCGCCTGAAATTCTCCTTCAGCATTCACAATTTTCGCGCGCCGTTCCCGCTCAGCTTCCGCTTGCTTCGCCATCGCTCGTTTCATGCTGTCCGGCAGCGCCACGTCCCTCATCTCCACTGCCGTCACCTTGATCCCCCACGGCTCCGTTTGCCGGTCGATAATTTCCTGCAACTTCAGGTTGATCGACTCGCGTTGTGACAGCAGATCATCCAATGGCGCCTGGCCCAACACGCTGCGCAAAGTCGTTTGGGCAATCAGTGAAGTCGCCTTCCAATAATTCTCCACCTTCACAACGGCAGCTATCGGGTCCACCACCCGAAAATAAACCACCGCATCCACCGTCGCCGGCACGTTGTCCCGCGTCATGATCTCCTGCCTCGCTACATCGATGGTGACCACCCGCAGGTCCATCTTCACCATCCGATCCACAATCGGGATCAACAGGATCAAGCCCGGTCCTTTCACCCCAAGCAACTTGCCCAAACGAAAGATCACTCCGCGCTCATACTCGCGCAGGATGCGAAGCGCCTGGGGTATGATGATCAATGCCAGGATCAGCACAGGCAGCAGCCAGGCCGTCAAACTGAATAATTTGTGAATGCTATCTTCCATACTTCCTCCCTCATTTCATTTTGCTTTCACTTTCAACGTCAACCCATCCATCCCGACCACCTCCACCAGGTGCCCCGGCTCGACGGCAACGTCACTCACTGCCTTCCAATACTCGCCCTCTATTGAGACGTTTCCGCCCTTCAAATCAATCCGCGTCAATGCCGGAACTGTTTTGCCCAGCATGGTTTCCCGGCCAACACGCACCGGCAGCCTCTGCGCCCGCAACCCGGCTCCCACGACAAAAATAAAAAATGCTCCCGTCACCACCGTTGCCGGAATAATGTATCCCAATGACAGCTGAAATCCTGTTCCGCCCCGGTTGAAAAGCATCAGCACACCAAGGAAAAACGCCACCATGCCACCGAACGTCAACACTCCATGCGTCGGCGTATAAGCATCCACAATGAACAGCGCCAGTGCCAACCCGATCATGACCAACCCGGCCACGTTGACCGATAAGACCGCAGCCATGTAGAGAAAGAGAATGAACGCAATTCCCCCCGCAACCCCCGGCAAAATCGCACCCGGATTGCTGAGCTCGCCGATGATGCCATAAATCGCCACCAACATCAGAATAAGCATCACTTCGGGCCGCCAGAATGTTTGAAAAACCTTCTCGCTGGCTGCCATCGGAATTTCCACGACCTTCGCCCCCGCCGTTTTCATGGCTTTCCCATTGACCACTCGTCCGTCGAGCTGCCCCAGCAGGTCCGGCATATCCTTGGCAATAAGATCGATTACTTTCAGCTTGAGTGCTTTTTCTGCCGTGGTGGAAGCGCTTTCACGGACGGAGGATTTGGCCCACTCGACATTGCGCCCGCGTTTCTCGGCGATCGCCTCAATGGAACTGCTGGCGAAATTCTCGAGCTTTTGTTTCATCACATCATCGGTCTTCTCCCCGCCGGGACTCAATGTTACCGGGTGCGCCGCACCGATGCTCGTATTGGGTGCCATCGCCGCCACATCCGCTGCCAGCGTGATGAAACAACCTGCACTGCCGGCATTCGCTCCGGAAGGAGCTACATAAACCACCGTCGGCACGGTCGATGCATAAAATTTTTGGACGATCTCCTTGGTTGAATCCAGCAGCCCTCCCGGCGTGTCGAGTTGAATAACCAGGCAGGCATCATTGCTCTTCCCAGCTACATCAATTGCGCGGGCAATGTAATCAGCCGTGGCGGGACCAATGGCGCCGTGGATCTTGATCAAAGCGACATCTGCGGCCCGCAGGCAAGCCAGGCCCCCGTACATTAGGATCACTATCGCAATTGCCAGCCCACGCTTCATAACCCTTGACGAGTAAAACTACCACAACACCCCGCACCCGCAATGACCGGAAATCCCCTGAGCTGCCAACACCGACGGACCCATTCCGCCTGAAGGCTTTGCCTCCCTTGCACTTTCCATTTGACCATTCGCCTTCTCAATGAAACCCTGACTCTTATCAATTGATGAACGAGCTCGAACCGCCGGATTCTCACTACGCCCAAGCCGCACAAGGTTGGCTCGAACTCGGCAATACTGCTGAAGCCGTTTCCGAACTCGAGAAAATCTCCAACGCCGGGGTAAACCATCCCGAAGTCCTCACCGTCCGCTGGAACATTTGTGCCATTGAAGAGAAATGGAATGAAGCAATCATCATCGCAAACCGGATTGTTGAGACCTCGCCGGAATATCCCTTTGGTTGGATCCATCGCTCCTATGCCTTTCATGAGCTCAAGCGCACCCAGGAAGCGTTCGATCTACTCCAGCCCGCTGCCGACCGATTCCCCGAACTCTCCCTGATTCCCTACAATCTGGCCTGCTACTGCTGTCAGTTATGCAAATTCCAGGAATCCATCCATTGGCTCGAAAAGGCCTTCCGCATTGGCGATCCCAGGGAGATCAAACAGATGGCGCTGGAAGATCCCG includes:
- a CDS encoding DUF2092 domain-containing protein, translating into MMINQTAKISAQRVFLVVVVLALSMRGHAQPPALSTNIPGGLPQMSSTNAQPLMEQQALDQLKRMSTTLSATKAFTFNTRSTMEVPAKNGQFVTLFADSQISLQRPNKLRAHVMGELATFDLYYDGTNIVAFAPTNNVYSMTNAPDTIDATLRFVEEKTGIHIPSADIMYSDPYSVLTNGLDSAFVVGTATVDGAPCVHLAFRNPGVNWEIWIETGSSALPRRLVATYTDVQNFPRFMVEFSNWNLHPDLPAGTFTFNPPPGAKQIEFHSPAGQRGP
- a CDS encoding slipin family protein, which produces MEDSIHKLFSLTAWLLPVLILALIIIPQALRILREYERGVIFRLGKLLGVKGPGLILLIPIVDRMVKMDLRVVTIDVARQEIMTRDNVPATVDAVVYFRVVDPIAAVVKVENYWKATSLIAQTTLRSVLGQAPLDDLLSQRESINLKLQEIIDRQTEPWGIKVTAVEMRDVALPDSMKRAMAKQAEAERERRAKIVNAEGEFQAAEKMVQAAAMISKEPIALQLRYLQTMREISSEHNTTTFLPVPIDIFSPFLKGPPKT
- a CDS encoding NfeD family protein produces the protein MKRGLAIAIVILMYGGLACLRAADVALIKIHGAIGPATADYIARAIDVAGKSNDACLVIQLDTPGGLLDSTKEIVQKFYASTVPTVVYVAPSGANAGSAGCFITLAADVAAMAPNTSIGAAHPVTLSPGGEKTDDVMKQKLENFASSSIEAIAEKRGRNVEWAKSSVRESASTTAEKALKLKVIDLIAKDMPDLLGQLDGRVVNGKAMKTAGAKVVEIPMAASEKVFQTFWRPEVMLILMLVAIYGIIGELSNPGAILPGVAGGIAFILFLYMAAVLSVNVAGLVMIGLALALFIVDAYTPTHGVLTFGGMVAFFLGVLMLFNRGGTGFQLSLGYIIPATVVTGAFFIFVVGAGLRAQRLPVRVGRETMLGKTVPALTRIDLKGGNVSIEGEYWKAVSDVAVEPGHLVEVVGMDGLTLKVKAK
- a CDS encoding TPR end-of-group domain-containing protein: MNELEPPDSHYAQAAQGWLELGNTAEAVSELEKISNAGVNHPEVLTVRWNICAIEEKWNEAIIIANRIVETSPEYPFGWIHRSYAFHELKRTQEAFDLLQPAADRFPELSLIPYNLACYCCQLCKFQESIHWLEKAFRIGDPREIKQMALEDPDLQPLKSEISKLSKSIH